The following coding sequences lie in one Mycobacterium sp. Z3061 genomic window:
- a CDS encoding TetR/AcrR family transcriptional regulator, whose translation MASGSYHHGNLRQALLDHAVTLARAGGPDAVVLRDVQRAAGVSNAAAYRHYADRHALLGAVQVYAMTLLGESMVESIAAVPNRGPRKHRALARLRATGQAYVDFALAEPGLFRTAFAPGGPQQTDPVVALDRHPFHILSRCIDDLVATEVLTPSRRDGLDEAAWAAVHGLSSLFLDGPLAAADADRKQLITDRLLDVVEEGIR comes from the coding sequence ATGGCGTCCGGCTCCTACCACCACGGCAATCTGCGACAGGCGCTGCTCGATCACGCGGTGACGCTGGCCCGGGCCGGCGGGCCGGACGCGGTGGTGTTGCGCGACGTGCAGCGCGCGGCGGGTGTGAGCAACGCCGCGGCCTATCGCCACTACGCGGACCGACACGCGCTGTTGGGCGCGGTTCAGGTGTACGCGATGACACTGTTGGGTGAGTCGATGGTGGAGTCGATTGCCGCGGTTCCCAACCGCGGCCCGCGCAAGCATCGTGCCCTGGCTCGGTTACGGGCCACCGGTCAGGCTTACGTCGACTTCGCCCTCGCTGAACCTGGGTTATTTCGAACGGCTTTCGCGCCCGGCGGGCCGCAACAGACCGATCCGGTTGTGGCGCTGGACCGTCATCCGTTCCATATTCTCAGCCGCTGTATCGATGACCTCGTCGCCACCGAAGTGCTCACTCCGAGTCGGCGAGACGGCCTCGACGAGGCGGCGTGGGCCGCCGTGCATGGCCTGTCGTCTCTTTTTCTCGACGGACCACTGGCCGCGGCGGACGCCGACCGCAAGCAGTTGATCACCGACCGCCTCCTCGACGTCGTCGAAGAAGGCATCCGCTAG
- a CDS encoding YiiD C-terminal domain-containing protein codes for MTDPIVEMMNSALSSTIPIAEHMGVRVVEARRGFAAASVPVEGNGNHFGVIYAGVQFTVAEVLGGVIALSTFDASKYFPLVKNVDISFLAMATTPLRAEAEMDDETIARVEAEAAAQGKSDYTLDAVVTDENGTVVARTHGLYQLRAHRS; via the coding sequence GTGACTGACCCCATCGTCGAGATGATGAATTCCGCTCTGTCGTCGACCATCCCGATCGCTGAACACATGGGCGTGCGCGTGGTCGAGGCGCGACGCGGCTTTGCCGCCGCCAGTGTTCCGGTCGAGGGCAATGGCAACCACTTCGGTGTCATCTACGCCGGCGTGCAGTTCACCGTCGCAGAAGTTCTTGGCGGCGTCATCGCACTGTCCACCTTCGACGCGAGTAAGTACTTCCCGCTGGTGAAGAACGTCGACATCTCGTTCCTGGCGATGGCCACCACACCCCTGCGTGCCGAGGCGGAGATGGACGACGAGACGATCGCTCGCGTCGAAGCCGAGGCCGCCGCTCAGGGCAAATCGGACTACACGTTGGACGCGGTCGTGACCGACGAGAACGGCACCGTGGTCGCCAGGACGCACGGGTTGTATCAACTGCGCGCACACCGCAGCTGA
- a CDS encoding amidohydrolase family protein — MDETQEVRQVWQGLGLPGLVDVHTHFMPKPVMDKVWRYFDEAGPLVGRTWPIAYRTDEQDRLEKLRGFGVRAFPSLIYAHKPQMAAWLNEWAATFADETPDCLRTATLYPEPGVEAYVRRAVDEGARVFKVHIQVGRYAPTDPLLDTSWGVLEDAAIPVVIHCGSGPAPGEHTGPGPVTALLRRHPRLRLIVAHMGMPEYTEFLDLADRYPDVRLDTTMAFTPFVEETMPFPASEYGRLRDYADRILFGSDFPNIPYGFLDALRVLTGLPGVDDAWLRKVLHDNAAHLFQLDT; from the coding sequence ATGGATGAGACCCAGGAAGTACGCCAGGTGTGGCAAGGGCTCGGCCTGCCCGGCCTCGTCGACGTGCACACCCACTTCATGCCGAAGCCCGTGATGGACAAGGTCTGGAGATACTTTGACGAAGCCGGGCCGCTGGTGGGACGCACCTGGCCGATCGCCTACCGCACCGATGAGCAAGATCGATTGGAGAAGTTGCGCGGCTTCGGGGTGCGCGCCTTCCCGTCCCTGATTTACGCCCACAAGCCCCAGATGGCGGCCTGGCTCAATGAGTGGGCCGCGACGTTCGCCGACGAGACCCCGGACTGCCTGCGCACAGCCACCCTCTACCCGGAGCCCGGCGTCGAGGCCTACGTCCGACGAGCAGTCGACGAGGGTGCACGGGTGTTCAAGGTGCATATTCAGGTGGGCCGCTATGCCCCCACTGACCCGCTCCTCGACACCTCGTGGGGTGTGCTCGAAGACGCCGCCATCCCCGTGGTCATCCACTGCGGATCCGGTCCCGCCCCTGGCGAACACACCGGCCCCGGCCCGGTCACGGCGCTGCTCAGACGCCATCCCCGACTGCGTTTGATCGTGGCCCACATGGGCATGCCCGAGTACACCGAGTTCCTCGACCTGGCCGACCGGTATCCGGACGTGCGACTCGACACCACGATGGCCTTCACTCCGTTCGTAGAGGAGACCATGCCGTTTCCGGCATCCGAATATGGGCGGCTCCGCGATTACGCCGACCGCATCCTCTTCGGCAGCGACTTTCCCAACATTCCCTACGGCTTCCTCGACGCACTGCGCGTCCTGACCGGGCTACCCGGCGTCGACGACGCTTGGCTGCGGAAAGTACTGCACGACAACGCCGCTCACCTTTTCCAGCTCGACACGTAA
- the usfY gene encoding protein UsfY yields the protein MCSTKDPTDHFRTTCPHTGEYFIDRYCWPGVSSIALGVMSLSAGTAAAAYKHYEWLLACGLVAVLAIAGGLAWLVVEHRRVMRIERDWHAAHAHTPRVRELRPAA from the coding sequence ATGTGCAGCACCAAAGATCCCACCGACCATTTCCGCACCACCTGCCCGCACACCGGCGAGTACTTCATCGACCGGTACTGCTGGCCGGGCGTCTCGTCGATCGCACTCGGTGTCATGTCACTGTCCGCCGGTACGGCGGCCGCAGCCTACAAGCACTACGAGTGGTTGCTGGCGTGCGGCCTGGTCGCCGTGCTGGCGATCGCCGGAGGGCTGGCCTGGCTCGTGGTGGAGCACCGTCGTGTGATGCGCATCGAACGCGATTGGCATGCGGCGCATGCACACACCCCTCGGGTGAGAGAGTTGCGACCGGCCGCTTAA
- a CDS encoding 3-oxoacyl-ACP reductase family protein, with the protein MSAATLAGKRALVTGGSRGIGAEIVRRLTADGAAVAFTYASSASDADKLVAEVAGNGGKAVAIQADAADRNQIAAAVEQAVTELGGLDVLVNNAGTAYLAPIDEFPAEEFDRVVGVNIGGVYWAVRSAVAHLGTGARIINIGSINADRVPGPGLSVYALTKGAVSSFTRGLARELGPRGITVNNVQPGPIDTDMNPAEGDFAESLKVVSALGRYGHTSDVAAMVSFLAGPEAGYITGANVNVDGGFTV; encoded by the coding sequence ATGAGCGCGGCGACGCTGGCTGGAAAGCGGGCACTTGTCACCGGAGGTTCGCGCGGCATCGGCGCCGAGATCGTGCGGCGACTGACCGCGGACGGTGCCGCGGTGGCGTTCACCTACGCGTCGTCGGCGAGCGATGCTGACAAACTCGTCGCCGAAGTGGCGGGGAACGGCGGCAAAGCGGTTGCGATACAGGCCGACGCCGCCGACCGGAACCAGATCGCCGCCGCCGTCGAGCAGGCCGTGACCGAACTGGGCGGCCTGGATGTGCTCGTCAACAACGCCGGCACCGCGTATCTGGCACCGATCGACGAGTTCCCTGCCGAGGAGTTCGACCGCGTCGTCGGCGTCAACATCGGCGGCGTGTACTGGGCCGTCCGGAGCGCTGTCGCGCACCTCGGAACGGGTGCTCGGATCATCAACATCGGCAGCATCAACGCCGACCGGGTGCCGGGGCCAGGTCTGTCCGTGTACGCACTGACCAAGGGCGCGGTGTCGTCTTTCACTCGTGGACTGGCTCGTGAACTCGGACCCCGCGGGATCACCGTCAACAACGTGCAGCCCGGCCCGATCGACACCGACATGAACCCCGCCGAAGGCGACTTCGCCGAAAGCCTCAAAGTGGTGTCCGCGCTGGGACGCTACGGTCACACCAGCGACGTCGCCGCCATGGTGAGTTTCCTGGCCGGGCCCGAGGCCGGGTACATCACCGGTGCCAACGTCAACGTCGACGGCGGTTTCACGGTCTGA
- a CDS encoding LysR family transcriptional regulator has translation MELRQIEYFVAVAGEMSFTRAAERVHVVQSALSTSIAKLERELQVQLFDRTRQQIQLTAAGERFRVYANDVLRVARTAADSVSEFRGSLSGTVEFGSLISFGPMDVARALGDFHSANPFVRLRLRLSQSGASAYLSALLDGSLDLALVSVPNRFPPQLDMRLLFEEPMVFVCRDDHAMAGRRRLQLGDLASEELVSYPPEFGLRRLIDDAFHAAGVSPQTFYEVPAGFADIADLVVNGLGTTFMPESEARRFPALRSIKLTDAVIWQVFLASPPADQLTPAAARLAGILLDAAPHKGGAR, from the coding sequence ATGGAGTTGCGCCAGATCGAGTACTTCGTCGCGGTGGCCGGCGAGATGAGTTTCACCCGAGCCGCCGAGCGCGTCCACGTCGTGCAGTCGGCCCTGTCGACGTCGATCGCCAAGCTGGAGCGCGAACTGCAGGTCCAGCTTTTCGACCGTACCCGTCAACAGATCCAGCTCACCGCCGCCGGCGAACGTTTCCGCGTATATGCCAACGACGTGCTGCGCGTCGCGCGCACGGCGGCCGACTCCGTCAGCGAGTTCCGCGGGTCGCTCTCCGGCACAGTCGAGTTCGGCTCCCTGATCTCCTTCGGTCCGATGGACGTGGCTCGCGCGCTGGGCGACTTCCACAGCGCCAACCCGTTCGTACGACTTCGACTGCGGCTCAGCCAGTCTGGCGCCTCGGCCTATCTCTCGGCGTTGCTGGACGGCTCGCTCGACTTGGCGCTGGTATCGGTACCCAACCGATTTCCGCCTCAACTCGACATGCGGTTGCTGTTCGAGGAGCCAATGGTTTTCGTGTGCCGAGACGACCATGCGATGGCCGGGCGCAGACGGTTGCAGCTGGGCGATCTCGCGAGTGAAGAGCTGGTCAGTTACCCACCGGAGTTCGGGTTGCGGCGATTGATCGACGACGCGTTCCACGCCGCCGGTGTATCGCCGCAGACGTTCTACGAGGTGCCGGCCGGTTTCGCCGATATCGCGGACCTGGTCGTCAACGGCCTGGGCACCACCTTCATGCCCGAGTCGGAGGCCCGGCGCTTTCCCGCATTGCGATCGATCAAGCTGACCGATGCGGTGATCTGGCAGGTCTTTCTCGCTTCGCCCCCCGCCGATCAGCTGACACCCGCCGCAGCAAGACTGGCCGGCATCTTGCTGGATGCGGCACCGCATAAGGGCGGTGCGCGCTGA
- a CDS encoding DIP1984 family protein, translating to MKLAEALSLRADSARRVEQLRARIVGSARFQEGEEPAEDAAALLAEAGQVLDEFEALVRRINHTNAATTIGSGGTLTDALAHRDTLRLRHSVVTAAADAAAGKNQPGYARQLRSELKMLSALPVAQLRTEADNLARELRELDVRIQQANWEADLVD from the coding sequence ATGAAGTTGGCGGAAGCACTCTCGCTGCGTGCAGACTCGGCGCGCCGCGTCGAGCAGTTGCGCGCCCGAATCGTGGGCAGCGCCCGCTTCCAGGAAGGTGAGGAGCCGGCCGAGGATGCCGCTGCACTGCTCGCTGAAGCGGGACAGGTACTTGATGAGTTCGAGGCGTTGGTGCGGCGGATCAACCACACCAATGCCGCCACCACGATCGGTTCTGGCGGCACACTGACCGACGCGCTGGCTCACAGAGACACACTGCGACTGCGCCATTCCGTGGTGACCGCGGCAGCGGATGCGGCAGCGGGCAAGAATCAACCCGGTTACGCCCGCCAGCTGCGCTCAGAGCTGAAGATGTTGTCCGCCTTGCCCGTTGCGCAGTTGCGCACCGAAGCCGACAATCTTGCCCGAGAACTGCGCGAACTGGACGTGCGCATCCAACAGGCCAACTGGGAGGCAGACCTGGTGGACTGA